The proteins below come from a single Dinghuibacter silviterrae genomic window:
- a CDS encoding HD domain-containing protein gives MSKKVAGIQIPDSKIAKEATELLLEHGTEFIYNHSLRVFVFSSLNGQRLKTGYDPELLYVSAVFHDLGLVPHYSSPDLRFEVDGANAAREFLRSHGLPKETQRLVWDAIALHTTIGVAEHKEAEVALLYSGVGLDVMGEGYEHLSREHREEIVGLFPRSDFKKRIIPTFFEGFKHKTETTFGNIKADVCAFMIPHFQRKNFCDCILHSPWED, from the coding sequence ATGTCAAAAAAAGTAGCCGGTATCCAAATACCGGATAGCAAGATCGCCAAAGAAGCGACGGAGCTTTTGCTGGAACACGGTACGGAGTTTATCTATAACCACTCGCTCCGGGTGTTTGTGTTTTCTTCCCTGAATGGTCAAAGGCTAAAGACCGGTTATGACCCAGAATTGTTGTACGTCAGCGCCGTTTTTCATGACCTGGGATTGGTGCCGCACTACAGCAGCCCGGACCTCCGATTTGAGGTGGACGGCGCCAATGCCGCCCGGGAATTTCTAAGGAGTCACGGCTTGCCAAAAGAAACGCAGCGATTGGTGTGGGACGCCATCGCCCTGCATACCACCATCGGTGTCGCCGAACACAAGGAAGCGGAAGTGGCGCTCCTGTACTCCGGCGTCGGCCTGGATGTGATGGGCGAAGGATATGAGCACCTTTCCAGGGAGCACAGGGAGGAGATCGTCGGTTTGTTCCCGAGAAGCGATTTTAAGAAAAGGATCATCCCCACCTTTTTTGAGGGTTTTAAACACAAGACGGAAACCACTTTTGGGAATATAAAAGCGGACGTATGTGCCTTTATGATCCCTCACTTCCAGAGGAAAAATTTCTGCGACTGCATCCTGCATTCTCCCTGGGAGGATTGA
- a CDS encoding RNA polymerase sigma-70 factor, with protein MAAVHHLSDQALLALLKQGQESAFTEIYRRYWERLLGVGYAYTRNKEAAEEIVHDVLLRLWRQRAGVDIESLGAYLGTAVKFSVFKALLKEKRRSDIRSRMPLTESSASDEDAIEARFLKDYLDGVIENLPEKCRLVYQYSRGEQLSVVEIAERMQISPKTVESHITRALRTLRHSLSRVHAIIFL; from the coding sequence ATGGCTGCGGTACACCACCTTTCCGATCAAGCGTTACTGGCTCTGCTGAAACAGGGGCAGGAGTCTGCGTTTACGGAAATCTACCGCCGCTATTGGGAACGCTTGCTGGGGGTCGGTTATGCCTATACCCGCAACAAAGAGGCCGCCGAGGAAATCGTCCATGATGTATTATTACGACTCTGGCGACAAAGGGCCGGGGTGGACATCGAATCGCTCGGTGCTTACCTGGGCACCGCCGTCAAATTTTCTGTATTTAAGGCATTGCTCAAGGAAAAACGGCGTTCCGACATCCGCTCTCGCATGCCCCTGACGGAATCCTCTGCAAGTGATGAAGACGCGATCGAGGCCCGCTTCCTGAAGGACTACCTGGATGGCGTCATCGAAAACCTGCCGGAAAAGTGCCGGCTGGTGTACCAGTACAGCCGGGGCGAACAGCTCTCGGTCGTCGAAATCGCCGAGCGCATGCAGATCTCCCCCAAAACCGTTGAATCCCACATCACCAGGGCGCTCCGGACGTTGCGCCACAGTCTCTCCCGGGTACACGCTATTATTTTTTTGTAA
- a CDS encoding FecR family protein — MDQDQLHILLQKYMAGSASQEEAQSLHDWYRSAAADDVVWVVDGPEELDTVRRRMLERLQREAFGTTEAFGAPGQHGRTVRMRILFSAAAAVLLTLVGVAYFRHTHRPPMAPAPVLASDVLPGGNKATLILGSGQAVTLDSTDKGLLATQGGITVQQSGKGQLVYGGVSDGSVMAYNTILTPNGGTYTVRLSDGSRVWLNAGSSLKYPVRFTGGPRVVDLTGEAYFEVAPAAGSFSVRCLGQTVEVLGTHFNVNAYTNEAYIRTTLLEGKVRVKNPAGSAVLEPGEQSRVGANGDVHIARGIDTAEVMAWKNGMFQFDDADIGTVMRQIGRWYDVDVVYQGRLPDDHFRGKIPRNVNASQALQILATGGIDFTIQGKKIYLK, encoded by the coding sequence ATGGACCAGGATCAACTCCACATACTCCTTCAAAAATATATGGCCGGCTCCGCCAGCCAGGAGGAAGCGCAGTCCCTGCACGACTGGTACCGGTCGGCTGCCGCGGACGACGTAGTATGGGTGGTCGATGGTCCGGAGGAGCTGGACACGGTTCGCCGGCGCATGCTGGAGCGGTTGCAGCGGGAGGCCTTCGGCACGACCGAGGCCTTCGGCGCGCCCGGGCAGCACGGACGCACGGTGCGCATGCGCATCCTCTTCTCCGCCGCGGCCGCCGTCCTTTTGACCCTCGTCGGGGTGGCGTACTTCCGGCATACCCACCGCCCCCCCATGGCGCCGGCGCCCGTGCTGGCGTCCGACGTGCTCCCCGGCGGCAACAAAGCCACGCTCATCTTAGGCAGCGGGCAAGCCGTTACCCTGGACAGCACCGACAAAGGACTGCTGGCGACGCAGGGGGGCATCACGGTACAACAAAGTGGAAAGGGACAGTTGGTCTACGGCGGCGTCTCCGACGGTTCGGTCATGGCCTACAACACCATCCTTACCCCCAACGGAGGCACCTACACCGTGAGGTTATCCGACGGCTCCAGGGTGTGGCTCAACGCCGGATCCTCGCTCAAATACCCGGTTCGTTTTACGGGCGGCCCCCGGGTGGTCGACCTTACGGGCGAGGCCTATTTTGAAGTCGCCCCGGCCGCCGGGTCCTTTAGCGTACGCTGCCTGGGGCAGACGGTAGAGGTGCTCGGGACGCATTTCAACGTCAATGCCTACACCAACGAAGCCTATATCCGGACCACCTTGCTGGAAGGGAAGGTCAGGGTTAAAAATCCCGCCGGCTCGGCGGTACTCGAACCCGGCGAGCAAAGCAGGGTAGGGGCCAACGGGGACGTACATATCGCCCGGGGGATCGATACGGCCGAGGTTATGGCATGGAAAAATGGAATGTTTCAGTTCGACGACGCGGATATTGGCACCGTGATGCGACAGATCGGCCGTTGGTACGACGTGGACGTGGTCTACCAGGGGCGACTGCCTGACGACCACTTCCGGGGCAAAATACCCCGCAACGTCAATGCCTCGCAGGCCTTGCAGATACTGGCCACCGGCGGCATCGACTTTACCATACAAGGAAAGAAAATCTACCTGAAATAG
- a CDS encoding SusC/RagA family TonB-linked outer membrane protein, with translation MRHVSMILLVFLCAIARGQEVNLTVKNAPLESVFTQLEKQSGYTFFYKVELIRTLPPVTVDIRHATIQQALDQCLAHEPLSYSIIQRTVVIKPKAEPASPAGTAAPTLGGITVVRGKVFDREGHPMAGVSISLEGTPFGWTTNPDGMFICYLNEQYLKGKPVLVFTNVGYARQRQPLPQPGQELVVTLQQQVNDLDEIQMTAYSTTSKRYNTGDITTVSSEEIARNPVENVLEALQGRVPGLFVTQETGVTNGAFKVQIRSVNTLTGTGGNGIFTQAGYGGQPLYIVDGVEYPANTTLPMTNSLLGGPQPQQGGNALNFLDPNIIESINVLKGADATAIYGSRGAFGVILITTKKARAGKPTLTASVYQGYTELGTSPKLMNTQQYLAVRHNAFANDGTRPGPFDYDVNGTYDTTRYTNWQKYFLGGHAPTTRVNASYSGGGANSNFLIGANYSSIGNVQISKGSVRAGGMNFALNANTNDRKVTLALSGSVESNTDDRVLADFTGQSGVVQAPDAPSFYLPDGRLNWSLPIGTNLLGVLNSLYNNTTNNLLGNAVLTYTPVRGLSFIAQGGYSYLFAKEFDGVPSAALNPASNFATSTLSKVDHYSLRTLSVDPRIQYERVLWKKLNLHAIIGGSLRDQQTETSSIVGEGFLNDELLMDPASGATTFNSYNVTPSRYIGGFANLKLNWAGKYLLDLSGRRDGSSVFGPDHQFGNFGSVSGGWIISEEPWFKGLRHTVDFLKLTGSYGLEGASGIAPYSYISTYQVQSGSYEGGTGLRPNNLSNPYLHWETDRNAEAGLNADFFNGVVNIEAQFYRDLAGDQLTVQPLASITGFTSFNLNSPAKIRTSGFEFALSTRNIRKRDFTWNTRINLTIPRTKLLAYPGINNLTSNINYVIGKPITGVKLYNYAGIDPPTGVYEYINAAGVKGSYTPILSPVQLNPAKDLTAFVDLAPKWYGGILNNFTYKNFSLDFLVSVTRKMGANYLGSQSFPLGMINVNYPEDLAAKRWMKPGDHATVPKATAGLIGFLDQLNFVYGSGAYSNATYARLQNLSLSYLLPRQLAGKVGLSTVKVYLAGQNLLTVSKYGDLDPENLSTQHMPPLRILTGGMMITL, from the coding sequence ATGAGACATGTTTCCATGATCCTCCTGGTATTCCTATGCGCCATCGCGAGGGGCCAGGAGGTCAACCTCACCGTCAAAAATGCGCCGCTGGAGAGCGTCTTTACCCAGCTCGAAAAGCAAAGCGGCTACACCTTCTTTTACAAGGTGGAGCTCATCCGGACCCTCCCGCCCGTGACCGTGGACATCCGTCACGCCACTATTCAGCAAGCCCTTGACCAATGCCTGGCGCACGAGCCTTTATCCTATTCGATTATACAAAGGACCGTAGTGATCAAGCCCAAGGCGGAGCCCGCGTCCCCCGCAGGGACCGCGGCTCCCACCCTTGGAGGTATCACGGTTGTCCGCGGGAAAGTGTTCGACCGGGAAGGACATCCGATGGCGGGCGTAAGCATATCACTGGAAGGGACCCCCTTCGGGTGGACGACCAACCCGGACGGTATGTTTATTTGCTACCTCAACGAGCAATACCTGAAAGGAAAGCCCGTGCTTGTCTTTACCAACGTCGGCTACGCCCGGCAACGGCAGCCGCTGCCGCAACCGGGCCAGGAATTGGTCGTCACCTTGCAGCAACAGGTGAACGACCTGGATGAAATACAGATGACCGCCTATTCGACCACGTCCAAGCGGTACAACACCGGTGACATCACTACGGTCAGCTCCGAAGAGATCGCCCGCAACCCCGTGGAGAACGTGCTGGAAGCCCTGCAGGGGCGTGTCCCGGGGTTGTTCGTGACCCAGGAAACAGGGGTGACGAACGGGGCTTTCAAAGTACAGATCCGCAGCGTCAATACCCTTACGGGCACCGGTGGGAACGGTATCTTTACCCAGGCGGGGTACGGGGGACAACCCTTGTACATCGTGGACGGGGTGGAGTATCCGGCCAATACGACCCTGCCGATGACCAACTCCCTCCTGGGCGGCCCGCAGCCGCAACAGGGCGGGAATGCATTGAACTTCCTGGACCCTAACATTATTGAATCGATCAACGTCCTCAAAGGCGCGGATGCCACGGCTATTTATGGTTCCCGGGGCGCCTTCGGCGTCATCCTGATTACCACCAAAAAGGCCAGGGCCGGCAAGCCTACACTTACCGCCAGTGTCTACCAGGGGTACACCGAGTTGGGGACCTCGCCAAAGCTGATGAATACCCAGCAATACCTGGCCGTGCGCCACAATGCCTTTGCCAACGACGGTACCCGGCCCGGGCCCTTCGACTACGACGTGAACGGCACCTACGACACGACCCGGTATACCAACTGGCAAAAATATTTCCTGGGTGGTCACGCCCCCACCACCAGGGTCAATGCGAGCTACAGCGGGGGCGGCGCCAACAGCAATTTTCTCATCGGCGCCAACTATTCTTCCATCGGCAATGTCCAGATCAGCAAGGGTTCGGTCCGCGCGGGCGGGATGAACTTCGCCCTGAACGCCAACACCAACGACCGCAAGGTGACGCTGGCGCTCTCCGGGAGTGTCGAAAGCAACACCGACGACCGTGTCCTGGCCGACTTCACGGGCCAAAGCGGTGTCGTACAAGCGCCGGACGCGCCCTCTTTTTATCTCCCCGACGGCCGGTTGAATTGGTCTTTGCCGATCGGGACCAACCTGCTCGGCGTACTCAACTCTCTCTACAACAATACCACCAACAACCTCCTGGGCAACGCCGTGCTGACGTATACGCCGGTCCGCGGCCTGAGCTTCATCGCGCAGGGCGGGTATAGTTATCTTTTCGCCAAGGAGTTCGACGGTGTACCCAGCGCCGCACTCAACCCCGCCAGTAATTTTGCCACCTCGACCCTAAGCAAGGTGGACCACTACAGCCTTCGCACCCTGAGCGTGGATCCCCGTATCCAGTACGAGCGGGTTTTGTGGAAGAAATTAAACCTGCATGCGATTATTGGCGGGAGCCTCCGGGATCAGCAAACGGAGACGTCCAGCATTGTCGGAGAGGGTTTCCTGAACGACGAACTGCTCATGGATCCGGCCTCCGGCGCCACGACCTTTAACTCCTATAACGTCACCCCTTCCCGGTACATCGGCGGGTTTGCCAACCTGAAGCTGAACTGGGCCGGTAAATACCTCCTGGACCTGAGCGGTCGCAGGGATGGGAGCTCGGTCTTCGGACCCGACCACCAGTTTGGCAACTTCGGCTCTGTCAGCGGCGGCTGGATCATCAGCGAGGAACCCTGGTTCAAGGGGCTCAGACACACTGTCGACTTCCTGAAGCTGACCGGTAGTTACGGTCTCGAAGGCGCCAGCGGTATTGCGCCGTACAGTTATATCAGCACTTACCAGGTCCAGTCCGGTTCCTATGAGGGGGGCACCGGTCTTCGGCCGAACAACCTGTCCAATCCTTATCTGCACTGGGAGACCGACCGGAATGCAGAAGCCGGTCTGAACGCGGACTTTTTCAACGGCGTGGTCAACATCGAGGCCCAGTTTTATCGTGACCTCGCCGGGGACCAGTTGACCGTCCAGCCGCTCGCCAGCATCACCGGCTTTACCAGCTTCAACCTGAACTCCCCGGCCAAGATCCGTACTTCAGGTTTTGAGTTCGCGCTCAGCACCCGGAACATCCGGAAAAGAGATTTCACCTGGAATACCCGGATCAACCTCACCATCCCCCGGACAAAGCTGCTTGCCTATCCCGGCATCAACAACCTGACGAGCAACATCAACTACGTCATCGGCAAACCCATTACCGGTGTCAAGCTGTACAACTATGCGGGGATCGATCCCCCAACGGGCGTCTACGAATACATCAATGCCGCCGGTGTAAAGGGCAGCTACACGCCCATACTAAGCCCGGTACAGCTCAATCCCGCCAAGGACCTGACGGCCTTTGTGGACCTTGCCCCGAAGTGGTACGGTGGTATCCTCAACAACTTTACCTATAAAAATTTCAGCCTGGACTTCCTGGTCTCCGTCACCAGAAAGATGGGGGCCAATTACCTGGGCTCCCAGTCGTTTCCGTTGGGGATGATCAATGTCAACTACCCCGAGGACCTTGCCGCCAAGCGCTGGATGAAGCCGGGTGATCATGCGACGGTACCCAAGGCCACCGCCGGTCTTATTGGTTTTCTGGACCAGCTCAACTTCGTCTACGGTTCCGGCGCCTACAGCAACGCGACTTATGCCCGTTTGCAAAACCTCAGCCTTTCCTACCTGCTTCCCCGGCAGTTGGCAGGTAAAGTGGGGCTCAGCACGGTCAAGGTATACCTGGCCGGTCAAAACCTGCTGACGGTCTCCAAATACGGAGACCTGGACCCTGAAAACCTGAGTACGCAGCATATGCCGCCCCTGCGCATATTGACGGGCGGCATGATGATCACCTTATAA
- a CDS encoding RagB/SusD family nutrient uptake outer membrane protein, which produces MKWTILSALLFLLASCKKYLDVPLPINEIASQSAFSNDAAAGASLNAIYAGLFTSDVFGGTSGVGYATGMYGDELTNYNSLNTSFQAVYQDEVSSTLGGVTATWSTLYTQMYAINQAIAYIPQSSSLVYQNQWLGEAYFLRGLCYFYLTNLYGDVPLVLTTDYLANNSLARTPQAGVYTQIISDLKMAQSLLSDAYHNGSGSATADRGRPNRMAATALLSRTYLYTSQWANAESEADSLLGDATDYQLAAPAGVFLINSKEIIWGLVPLGSPYPAYAVQDAPVYYLAPGTIPPATGVAVALSDSLVKAFEPNDTRFTNWVSVDSTTGGVLYFAYKYKAFKNLTAPVESTVMLRLGEQYLIRAEARAEQNNLSGAAADLNAVRARAGLGVTTAVTQAALLSAILKERRIELFLENGNRFLDLRRTGNLDAVMGSVATAKGGSWSSYKEWWPIPATDIQNDKQLTQTPGFQ; this is translated from the coding sequence ATGAAATGGACTATATTGAGCGCGCTGCTCTTCCTTCTCGCCTCCTGCAAAAAATACCTGGACGTCCCCCTTCCGATCAATGAGATCGCGAGCCAGTCCGCCTTTAGCAACGACGCCGCCGCCGGCGCTTCGCTGAACGCCATATACGCCGGCCTCTTCACGTCCGATGTCTTCGGCGGGACTAGTGGCGTAGGCTACGCCACGGGCATGTATGGGGATGAACTCACGAACTATAATTCCCTCAACACCTCGTTCCAGGCCGTCTACCAGGACGAGGTATCAAGCACCCTCGGTGGGGTGACGGCGACCTGGTCAACCCTTTATACCCAGATGTATGCGATCAACCAGGCCATCGCCTACATCCCGCAATCATCATCCTTAGTGTACCAAAACCAATGGCTCGGGGAAGCGTACTTTCTCCGGGGGCTTTGTTACTTCTACCTCACCAACCTCTATGGGGACGTTCCCCTGGTATTGACCACCGACTACCTCGCCAACAACAGTCTTGCGCGCACGCCCCAGGCCGGTGTCTACACCCAGATCATCTCGGACCTGAAGATGGCGCAAAGCCTCCTGAGCGACGCGTACCATAACGGCAGCGGCAGCGCGACCGCCGACAGGGGACGCCCCAACCGCATGGCGGCCACTGCCCTCCTGTCCAGGACCTACCTCTATACAAGCCAGTGGGCAAACGCGGAATCCGAGGCGGACAGCCTCCTGGGAGACGCGACGGATTACCAATTGGCCGCTCCGGCCGGCGTATTCCTGATCAACAGCAAGGAGATCATCTGGGGATTGGTTCCCCTCGGGTCACCCTACCCCGCCTACGCTGTGCAGGACGCGCCCGTTTATTACCTCGCGCCCGGCACCATTCCGCCGGCCACGGGGGTGGCGGTAGCCCTGTCGGACTCGCTGGTGAAGGCCTTCGAGCCGAACGACACCCGCTTTACCAACTGGGTGAGCGTGGACAGCACCACCGGTGGCGTACTCTATTTTGCATACAAGTACAAGGCCTTCAAGAACCTCACCGCCCCGGTGGAGTCCACTGTCATGCTGCGGCTGGGCGAACAATACCTCATCCGTGCCGAAGCCCGGGCGGAACAAAACAACCTCTCCGGCGCCGCCGCCGACCTGAATGCGGTCCGCGCCAGGGCAGGCCTGGGCGTTACTACCGCCGTCACACAGGCGGCCCTGCTCAGCGCGATCCTGAAGGAACGAAGGATCGAACTGTTCCTGGAGAACGGGAACCGCTTCCTGGACCTTCGCCGGACCGGCAACCTTGACGCCGTCATGGGCTCCGTGGCCACCGCCAAGGGGGGGAGCTGGTCCTCCTACAAGGAATGGTGGCCCATCCCGGCGACCGACATCCAAAACGACAAACAACTTACCCAAACGCCCGGTTTCCAATAA
- a CDS encoding zinc-dependent metalloprotease — MHLFRSAAVFMAAVMVAHAASAQKDTTKTKLKPYKDVVPATAKTSDGFFSVHKVDDKYLLEIPDSLLGHDLLVVNRIVKAATGATPAKVLFGGAFSYAGDEIGENIIRFEKLTDDKIFLKSISFEERSSDSSANGLYWDLQNNNVQPIQAAFPIKAVNADKHAEVIDVTEFINSDNNILYFPSGIKTFMGITGVAADRSYVDRIQAYPMNIEIRTVRTYNSTPGPNGAAMPPRTYELNSSMILLPETPMHGRPADPRIGFFSDQYVDFDANPDGVKTAGDIWRWRMEPKPEDRERYLRGELVEPANPIVIYIDPLTPKKWVPYLIQGINDWQAAFEKAGFKNAIIGKEAPVGDSTWSLEDARHSVLVYKPSDIPNASGPSVRDPRSGEILETHINWYHNVMELLYKWYFVQAAANDPRARKPQFDDTLMGNLIRFVSSHEVGHTLGLMHNFGASSTVPVENLRNKAWVDAHGHTPSIMDYARFDYVAQPEDSIDENGLWPHIGDYDKWTIQWGYRWLPTLSAEAEKDTLDRWIAAQFALGPQYFYGAQTDPLDPMNFRGTNPDPRDQSEDLGDDAMKASAYGIKNLQRVEPHLLEWTREPHDGYERVGEMYKAVVNEYALFMGHVLKNVGGIMITPKNVDQSGPVFTYPSRDKQQRAMAFLNAQLFATPTWLIDTKLFSLTTVGFGDVATVQDKVLTSLLDPARISQLIQQETDLGSAKAYTALDMLHDLRQGVFSELSTGRPIDAYRRNLQKAYVERLCGLVGTKSTVNRSDDALSILKAHAKDLSAAVKAAAARSTDALTRDHLTDLGERIDEALKPYGR; from the coding sequence ATGCACTTATTCCGAAGCGCAGCCGTCTTCATGGCGGCCGTCATGGTCGCGCATGCCGCGTCCGCGCAAAAAGATACCACCAAGACCAAGCTCAAGCCGTATAAGGACGTGGTCCCCGCTACCGCGAAAACGTCGGATGGCTTCTTCTCCGTACACAAGGTGGACGACAAATACCTCCTGGAAATCCCCGACAGCCTGCTGGGCCACGACCTCCTGGTGGTTAACCGCATCGTCAAGGCCGCCACGGGCGCCACGCCTGCCAAGGTCCTGTTCGGCGGCGCCTTCAGTTATGCGGGGGACGAGATCGGGGAGAACATCATCCGTTTTGAAAAGCTCACGGACGACAAAATTTTCCTGAAGTCCATTTCTTTCGAAGAACGGTCTTCCGACAGCTCCGCCAACGGATTATACTGGGACCTCCAAAACAACAATGTCCAGCCCATACAAGCGGCCTTCCCCATCAAGGCCGTCAATGCGGACAAGCACGCAGAAGTCATCGACGTCACGGAATTTATCAATTCCGACAACAACATCCTGTACTTCCCTTCGGGCATCAAAACCTTCATGGGGATCACCGGCGTTGCCGCCGACCGCTCCTACGTCGACCGCATCCAGGCGTATCCGATGAACATCGAAATCCGCACCGTGCGAACCTACAACTCGACCCCGGGACCCAATGGCGCCGCCATGCCTCCGCGCACCTACGAGCTCAACAGCTCCATGATCCTGCTCCCGGAGACACCCATGCACGGCCGCCCGGCGGACCCCAGGATAGGCTTTTTCTCCGACCAGTACGTCGACTTCGACGCCAACCCCGACGGGGTCAAAACGGCCGGCGACATCTGGCGCTGGCGCATGGAACCCAAGCCCGAAGACCGGGAGCGCTACCTCCGGGGTGAGCTCGTCGAACCCGCAAACCCGATCGTGATCTATATCGACCCGCTGACGCCCAAAAAATGGGTACCCTATCTTATCCAGGGCATCAACGACTGGCAGGCCGCCTTCGAAAAGGCCGGTTTTAAAAACGCCATCATTGGGAAGGAAGCCCCCGTCGGCGACTCGACCTGGAGCCTGGAAGACGCCCGTCACTCCGTGCTCGTCTACAAACCCTCCGACATCCCGAACGCCAGTGGTCCCAGCGTCCGCGATCCCCGCAGCGGGGAGATCCTGGAAACCCACATCAACTGGTACCACAACGTCATGGAGCTGCTGTACAAGTGGTATTTCGTACAGGCGGCGGCGAACGACCCCCGTGCCCGCAAACCGCAATTCGACGACACCCTGATGGGTAACCTCATTCGTTTCGTGTCGAGCCACGAGGTTGGACATACGCTGGGCCTGATGCACAACTTCGGCGCCTCCTCCACGGTGCCCGTGGAAAACCTGCGCAACAAGGCCTGGGTTGACGCCCACGGTCATACCCCGTCGATCATGGACTACGCCCGTTTCGACTACGTCGCCCAGCCCGAGGATTCCATCGATGAAAACGGTCTTTGGCCGCACATCGGCGACTACGACAAATGGACCATCCAGTGGGGCTACCGCTGGCTGCCGACCCTGTCCGCAGAGGCCGAAAAGGACACGCTCGACCGCTGGATCGCCGCCCAGTTCGCGCTCGGTCCCCAATATTTCTACGGCGCCCAGACCGACCCGCTTGACCCCATGAACTTCAGGGGGACCAACCCCGATCCCCGCGACCAAAGCGAAGACCTGGGTGACGATGCCATGAAGGCCAGCGCCTACGGCATCAAAAACCTCCAACGTGTCGAGCCCCACCTCCTCGAATGGACCCGCGAGCCCCACGACGGATACGAACGGGTCGGGGAGATGTACAAGGCGGTCGTCAACGAATACGCGCTCTTCATGGGTCACGTCCTCAAAAACGTAGGCGGTATCATGATCACACCGAAAAACGTCGACCAAAGCGGCCCCGTCTTTACCTATCCCAGCCGCGATAAGCAACAGCGCGCCATGGCCTTCCTCAACGCGCAATTGTTCGCCACCCCGACCTGGCTGATCGATACCAAACTATTCTCCCTGACCACCGTCGGCTTCGGCGACGTCGCCACCGTTCAGGATAAGGTCCTGACCAGCCTCCTGGACCCTGCCCGCATCAGTCAACTTATCCAACAGGAAACCGACCTGGGCTCAGCGAAGGCCTACACCGCGCTGGACATGCTCCATGACCTGCGCCAGGGTGTGTTTTCCGAGTTGTCCACGGGCCGTCCCATCGACGCCTACCGCCGTAACCTCCAAAAGGCTTACGTCGAGCGGCTCTGTGGCCTCGTCGGCACCAAGTCGACCGTAAACCGTAGTGACGACGCCCTCTCCATCCTGAAGGCCCACGCCAAGGACCTTTCGGCGGCGGTCAAGGCTGCCGCGGCGCGCTCCACCGATGCGCTTACGCGCGATCACCTCACCGACCTCGGGGAGCGGATCGACGAGGCGTTAAAGCCTTATGGGCGATAA
- a CDS encoding bleomycin resistance protein: MFLDIHPKLPMRDKALTKAFYIDQLGFQPFGSTDYDGYLMVQKDHVQIHFFEHKALDPKDNDGQVYIRTNDIERLYQSMLDKNIHPAGTLQTKPWRQKEFSLLDPDNNLLTFGQATE, encoded by the coding sequence ATGTTCCTCGACATCCACCCCAAGTTGCCCATGCGTGACAAGGCGCTTACAAAAGCGTTCTATATCGACCAGTTGGGTTTTCAACCATTCGGCAGCACCGACTATGACGGCTATTTAATGGTTCAAAAAGACCATGTTCAAATACATTTCTTTGAGCACAAAGCACTTGATCCCAAGGACAATGATGGGCAGGTGTATATACGGACGAACGACATCGAACGACTGTATCAGTCGATGTTGGACAAGAACATACACCCCGCGGGTACACTGCAAACAAAACCCTGGCGGCAGAAGGAATTTTCCCTGTTGGATCCTGACAATAATTTGTTGACGTTTGGGCAGGCGACCGAATAA